In Panacibacter ginsenosidivorans, the following proteins share a genomic window:
- a CDS encoding glycoside hydrolase family 5 protein, producing MIRKLALLNHPFLVLFAFLINAISVSAQDTAGKGFAFEQNAKLGRGVNIIGYDPLWKDSSKARMKEKHFQLIKEAGFNNVRIVISPFRFSMGDTDFTINPMFFTTLDWAIKTSLKNGLMVIVDFHEHNAMGKDPLGTKPMFLAMWKQIATHCKDYPDNVLFEIANEPNMKPELWNQVYREAYKIIRESNPGRTLIIGTVYGNQIRFLQDLVLPENDRNVIVAIHYYSPIHFTHQGAPWSEQSKDLSGITWTGNDAEIEAVQRDFDMAQQWSKTYNRPLTLGEFGAYEKADMPSRVRWTNYIARQAEARKWSWSYWQFDSDFIVYDIGKDEWVAPILHALIPDKK from the coding sequence ATGATAAGAAAACTTGCACTACTCAATCATCCATTTCTTGTGTTGTTCGCATTTCTGATAAATGCGATAAGCGTTTCAGCACAGGATACAGCGGGAAAAGGTTTTGCATTTGAGCAAAACGCAAAGCTTGGACGTGGTGTAAATATTATTGGTTATGACCCGCTGTGGAAAGATTCTTCCAAAGCAAGGATGAAAGAAAAACATTTCCAGCTGATAAAAGAAGCCGGCTTTAACAATGTTCGCATTGTGATAAGTCCCTTCAGGTTTTCGATGGGCGACACTGACTTTACGATCAATCCAATGTTTTTTACAACACTTGATTGGGCCATCAAGACTTCGCTGAAAAATGGCTTGATGGTTATAGTGGATTTTCACGAGCACAACGCCATGGGCAAAGATCCGCTTGGTACGAAGCCCATGTTTTTGGCCATGTGGAAACAGATCGCAACGCATTGTAAAGATTACCCGGATAATGTGTTGTTTGAAATAGCCAATGAGCCGAACATGAAGCCTGAACTATGGAACCAGGTTTATAGGGAGGCATATAAAATAATCAGGGAATCTAATCCCGGCAGAACATTAATTATTGGTACTGTTTATGGTAATCAAATCAGGTTCCTGCAGGATTTGGTCTTACCTGAAAACGATCGCAACGTCATTGTGGCGATTCACTATTACAGTCCCATTCATTTTACCCACCAGGGAGCTCCTTGGTCAGAACAAAGCAAAGACCTGAGTGGCATAACGTGGACGGGAAATGACGCAGAAATCGAGGCAGTACAGCGCGATTTCGATATGGCACAGCAATGGTCAAAGACGTATAACCGCCCACTTACTTTGGGTGAATTTGGCGCCTACGAAAAGGCGGATATGCCTTCCCGTGTAAGATGGACTAACTACATTGCCAGGCAGGCTGAAGCACGCAAATGGAGCTGGAGTTACTGGCAATTCGATTCTGATTTTATTGTGTATGATATCGGCAAAGACGAATGGGTCGCACCGATCTTGCATGCCCTTATCCCCGACAAAAAGTAA
- a CDS encoding glucuronyl esterase domain-containing protein, whose product MKKYFLFVMLVSAATLHAQNKMSTEDSLRWENFKREQKLIQQASEVDYKIMLKQLNIDSTRPGPSGNPQAPNAANADESKVPAYTLPDPLLLKNGKKVTDAKIWWTQRRPEIVEDFDKEIYGRVPANTPAVKWEVISSTDTTIGNIKAITKNLLGHIDNSAYPNIKVDIQLSLTTPATNKPVPVMMEFSFIFPPGFKLPTAPGPTWQEQVLEKGWGYAILIPTSYQADNGAGLTKGIIGLVNKGQPRKPDDWGTLRAWAWGTSRAIDYFETDPSVDTKHIGIEGLSRYGKAALVTMAYEPRIAIGFIGSSGAGGAKILRRVFGEQVENLAGSGEYHWFCGNFIKYASTLTPNDLPVDAHELIALCAPRPVFISVGSPAVEGNWVDGKGTFIASINAGPVYKLLGKKDLGTTEMPAMETSLIDGEIAFRQHSGGHTTGPNWPTFLAYAEKYFKQ is encoded by the coding sequence ATGAAAAAATATTTTCTTTTTGTAATGCTTGTTTCCGCTGCAACGCTTCATGCCCAGAATAAAATGTCAACGGAAGACAGTTTGCGTTGGGAGAATTTTAAACGGGAACAAAAGTTGATTCAGCAGGCATCGGAAGTAGATTACAAAATAATGCTGAAACAATTAAACATCGATTCGACAAGACCCGGACCTTCAGGAAATCCGCAGGCACCCAATGCTGCAAATGCTGATGAATCAAAAGTTCCTGCCTATACTTTACCCGATCCTTTACTATTGAAGAATGGCAAAAAAGTAACCGATGCAAAAATATGGTGGACACAACGAAGGCCCGAAATTGTGGAAGATTTCGATAAAGAAATTTATGGCCGTGTTCCTGCAAATACCCCTGCAGTAAAATGGGAAGTCATCAGCAGCACAGATACAACCATCGGTAATATAAAAGCGATAACGAAAAATTTATTGGGTCACATCGATAATTCAGCTTATCCAAACATAAAAGTCGATATACAGCTTTCGCTAACTACGCCGGCAACAAACAAGCCCGTGCCTGTTATGATGGAATTCAGTTTTATATTTCCACCGGGTTTTAAATTACCAACAGCGCCCGGACCAACATGGCAGGAGCAGGTGCTCGAAAAAGGCTGGGGTTATGCCATATTAATTCCCACGAGTTACCAGGCAGATAATGGAGCAGGATTAACAAAAGGCATCATTGGGTTGGTCAATAAAGGCCAGCCCCGCAAGCCCGATGATTGGGGCACATTGCGGGCATGGGCATGGGGCACCAGCCGTGCGATAGACTATTTTGAAACAGACCCTTCTGTCGATACAAAACATATAGGCATCGAAGGTTTGTCGCGTTATGGCAAAGCCGCATTGGTTACCATGGCTTACGAGCCGCGTATCGCCATCGGCTTTATCGGTTCCTCAGGTGCTGGTGGTGCAAAAATTTTGCGTCGTGTTTTTGGCGAACAGGTGGAGAATCTTGCGGGCTCAGGAGAGTATCACTGGTTCTGCGGAAATTTTATAAAATATGCCAGCACCCTTACGCCAAATGACCTGCCTGTTGATGCACATGAACTCATTGCATTATGTGCGCCGCGGCCCGTATTTATAAGTGTTGGTTCCCCTGCTGTGGAAGGCAATTGGGTGGATGGCAAAGGAACTTTTATTGCCAGCATAAATGCCGGGCCTGTGTATAAACTGCTTGGTAAAAAAGATCTTGGCACGACTGAGATGCCGGCCATGGAAACTTCGCTGATTGATGGTGAGATCGCATTTCGTCAGCATAGCGGCGGCCATACCACGGGACCTAACTGGCCAACATTTCTTGCCTATGCAGAAAAATATTTTAAACAGTAA
- a CDS encoding sialate O-acetylesterase produces MPKLFLSLSCLLMIIKVSAQVKLPRLINDSMILQRDIDVQIWGWAAVDEKVAVTFRDQTYATTAGKDGKWMISLSPMHAGEPYDMQIDASNHITIKNILVGDVWICSGQSNMELPMERLKDKYPAIISAANNSNIRQFNVSTNYNFHAAQQDLPSGNWETTTPQSVLHFTAVGYFFAKALYEKYHVPVGLIKAAVGGSPAEAWLSEDALKQFPAYLYKTDTLKNDAYVDSIKKSDKANSDAWYNNIWQRDKGLHDEKKWYDTGYDASSWQTMQVPGYWKDAGLPDTNGVVWFRKAFDVPANMRNKPLRLFLGTIIDRDSVYINGTFVGATQYQYPPRKYIVPAGLLKEGKNILVVRVINYAGSGGFTKDKPYKLFTGNDTIDLAGTWQYKLGAAAGPIPSSTTFNYMPGGLYNAMTAPLTSYSIKGVIWYQGESNASRASEYHQLFAAVIKDWRRQWQQGDFPFLYVQLANFMQTKEQPSESDWAELREAQLKTLAVPNTAIVVTTDIGEWNDIHPLNKEDVGKRLALAAEKIAYYEKDIVYSGPLYQSMKIDGNKIIISFTNTGSGLMAKNGDLKYFSIASSDKKFIWAKATIKNNTVIVWNDAIKDPVAVRYAWADNPEGANLYNKEGLPASAFATDK; encoded by the coding sequence ATGCCAAAGCTTTTTCTTTCATTGTCTTGCCTGCTTATGATTATTAAAGTTTCTGCACAGGTAAAATTACCAAGGCTTATAAACGACAGCATGATACTGCAAAGAGATATAGATGTGCAGATTTGGGGCTGGGCTGCTGTTGATGAAAAAGTAGCGGTTACTTTTCGCGACCAAACATATGCTACAACAGCAGGCAAAGATGGCAAGTGGATGATTTCACTTTCTCCTATGCATGCCGGCGAACCTTATGATATGCAGATCGATGCCAGCAATCACATCACGATAAAAAATATCCTGGTTGGTGACGTATGGATTTGCTCGGGACAATCAAATATGGAGTTGCCTATGGAAAGACTAAAAGATAAATATCCTGCAATTATTTCCGCCGCTAACAATTCAAACATCAGGCAGTTTAATGTCTCTACCAATTATAATTTTCATGCAGCACAGCAAGACCTGCCATCGGGCAACTGGGAAACAACAACACCGCAATCTGTTTTGCACTTTACGGCTGTCGGATATTTTTTTGCAAAAGCTTTGTACGAAAAATATCATGTGCCGGTTGGTTTAATAAAAGCCGCAGTCGGTGGCTCACCTGCAGAAGCATGGCTGAGTGAAGATGCATTAAAACAATTTCCTGCTTACCTCTATAAGACAGATACTTTAAAAAACGATGCTTATGTTGACAGCATAAAAAAATCTGACAAAGCCAACAGCGATGCATGGTATAATAATATCTGGCAAAGAGATAAAGGTCTGCATGATGAAAAGAAATGGTATGATACTGGCTACGACGCATCATCATGGCAAACCATGCAGGTGCCCGGTTACTGGAAAGACGCAGGGCTGCCAGATACAAATGGTGTTGTATGGTTCAGGAAAGCATTCGATGTTCCGGCAAACATGCGCAACAAACCACTGCGGTTATTTTTGGGTACCATTATTGACAGGGATTCTGTTTATATCAACGGAACATTTGTTGGCGCCACCCAATATCAATACCCGCCAAGAAAATATATTGTGCCCGCAGGTTTGCTGAAAGAAGGAAAGAATATACTTGTTGTTCGTGTGATCAACTATGCAGGTTCAGGTGGCTTTACCAAAGACAAACCTTATAAATTATTTACCGGAAATGACACGATTGATTTAGCCGGAACATGGCAATATAAACTGGGTGCTGCAGCAGGGCCTATTCCGTCTTCGACAACTTTTAACTATATGCCCGGTGGCTTGTACAATGCAATGACGGCGCCGCTTACCAGCTATTCCATCAAAGGCGTAATATGGTACCAGGGCGAATCAAATGCATCAAGAGCTTCGGAATATCATCAATTATTTGCCGCCGTAATAAAAGATTGGCGCCGTCAATGGCAACAGGGCGATTTTCCTTTTTTATATGTGCAGCTCGCCAACTTTATGCAAACAAAAGAACAGCCATCTGAAAGCGATTGGGCGGAGCTGAGGGAAGCACAGCTCAAAACATTAGCTGTTCCAAATACAGCCATAGTTGTAACTACAGATATCGGCGAGTGGAATGATATTCATCCTTTGAACAAAGAAGATGTAGGAAAACGTTTAGCGCTGGCTGCAGAAAAAATCGCTTACTATGAAAAAGACATTGTTTATTCAGGGCCGCTTTACCAGTCAATGAAAATTGACGGCAATAAAATAATTATCAGCTTTACAAATACGGGTAGTGGGCTAATGGCGAAGAACGGCGATCTGAAATATTTTTCCATTGCCAGTAGCGATAAAAAATTTATTTGGGCAAAAGCGACGATCAAAAACAATACCGTGATTGTTTGGAATGATGCGATCAAAGATCCTGTTGCGGTTCGTTATGCATGGGCCGACAATCCGGAAGGCGCCAATTTGTATAACAAGGAGGGCTTGCCTGCATCAGCATTTGCAACCGATAAATGA
- a CDS encoding YdcF family protein: MVNNITLDLAKKLWDYHHMHHALEKADCILVLGSHDLRVAERAAELYLEGWAPMIIFSGGLGNFTKEVWTESEADQFAAIAINMGVPEYDILIENKSTNTGENILFTQQLLTQKGLNPQSFIVVQKPYMERRSYATFKKHWPDKEIYVTSPQISFEAYPTEEIPLEKVINIMVGDLQRIKLYPEKGFQVFQEIPAGIWEAYEQLIVSGFNKHLMRD, encoded by the coding sequence ATGGTGAACAATATAACACTTGACTTAGCAAAGAAACTCTGGGATTATCACCACATGCATCATGCGCTTGAAAAAGCAGATTGCATTCTGGTATTAGGCAGTCATGATCTTCGTGTTGCAGAACGTGCAGCTGAATTGTATTTGGAAGGATGGGCACCCATGATCATTTTTTCGGGAGGCCTAGGTAATTTTACAAAAGAAGTGTGGACAGAAAGTGAAGCAGATCAATTTGCTGCAATAGCCATAAACATGGGTGTTCCGGAATATGATATACTCATTGAAAACAAATCAACTAACACTGGTGAAAATATTCTTTTCACGCAACAATTGCTTACACAAAAAGGTCTCAATCCGCAATCATTTATTGTTGTACAAAAACCTTACATGGAAAGAAGAAGCTATGCCACATTTAAAAAACACTGGCCTGACAAAGAAATATACGTTACCTCTCCACAGATTTCTTTTGAAGCATATCCAACAGAAGAGATACCGCTTGAAAAAGTCATTAACATTATGGTTGGGGATCTTCAACGGATAAAGCTCTACCCTGAAAAAGGGTTCCAGGTTTTCCAGGAAATTCCTGCAGGTATATGGGAGGCATATGAACAACTTATTGTGTCAGGCTTCAACAAACATTTAATGCGTGACTAA
- a CDS encoding T9SS type A sorting domain-containing protein, producing MKKSLSTLSLILLISCAALCQCYGPTTTGTYLNGKKPSVSSNYFVNHIFSSFTDTTMAVLNGNSFTVSSQGGATSNTISSSIAPGESLVTGSGFPLSVPAMQSISTNSTNIRLTHTFSSDLQAGTHVYLQDIDMQEGWSIVFKDASGTVINPSDFTPFNVSTTNLPSTFTTGITSLSFKSTSGGNRSEPLVGIIITSSIVRTIVFSVTTVAGSASQTEIYYSVPVMPSFTATANSNSIVCSGSTLSLTAGTSALASTVPTPLTYMWSGPNSYSSSSTSNSSTISSITTAAAGTYTLQVKDAFGCFTTTAVTTSVAINTSPAITATGNGPVNYGNTINLSSSVLNGVAPYTFIWSGPNSFTATTQTASISTVSSANAGVYSVKVTGDNGCSATGNVYVAVKSAWIYIHDKNINEESSVNFTYKVKDSTGSVVNSFITNDSAGNTLNVYDLGAGHDDGAGTLWTIAGTAVGTSNTGTVYKRITGSSNWISTTVTTATAIDGAGLNQFVYVNNSGNAYFYNAGTSTLIFDHTISHNGQTANASDIAYGGGKIALRNANGRVYLYTGDFSNDSWTDISSNTNIADRIDISSDGSKIVYILSATVKTYTISTGSVTTFPVFTTTSGAGAASLIDVAIDDNGTIYGTGTTGNTSCCGNTSIVYSFAQGASAWIAEPEARGVQRLTGGPAGEAWGGVNIGTTFPQTIYTRVSDNNGVHIWLDDERVKNSATLYSNSIIMEYNAGTYKISAVMPDTTWDATRFNIYDPSGNTTGNSTTNTTTIKADYGEVVNVEFIVEKLNPKLIDNGNCNTSILQSFDAGNGTRQFGNGTFGTPLEGTAYHYFSQTSPQDGYYYLTKTTDGNWFTSPGVTDHTGNDGYFYLVNASYAKDEFYRQRITGLTENLTYRIQFYVSNVLPTNPIRPKIRFGMQTLGGVIFGDSTTAEITSSAWQLFSVSFTVPAGITTADLFLRNENIGGLGNDLAIDDISINPIPTPLTQNVISPSANLCVGSTYTISNSVTGGSWSTSDSSIVTVDSATSSITIHNMGTANVTYTYINNIYCVSKAVSTVAISTPPQVVVTTSSNDACKNGMVTLNSNTTSGTAPFTYVWSGNGGTLSSTTAANPVLTAPSTGGTYNYSVKVTDSFGCTSPVSTTSVTVHAPAAVIYPSCFENAAHPYTTLQEIGGTTGSSWLWSSSSDDALFYSGIDMTNGTATSTLQAPYVNYSSKYKVVLTDAFGCKDSTTMLFTNSMCSILSVSLLNFTAVKNNNDVQLNWSTATEANSKYFVIERSTDQQTWSQIGYVNAAGNSNTIKNYSFVDSLPFTGLNYYRLKQVDMDARYYLSSVRSVQISSKWKINIYPNPVTGNVLQLTSNAQLKTIIISDVYGRILLKRTASDITNADRVNIAGYAAGLYFIQVSSDENKVLRTSFIKY from the coding sequence ATGAAAAAGTCGTTATCTACACTTAGTTTGATTTTGCTAATTTCATGCGCTGCCCTTTGTCAATGTTACGGACCAACTACTACAGGTACTTATCTTAATGGCAAAAAACCTTCTGTAAGCAGTAATTATTTTGTAAATCATATTTTCAGCAGCTTTACTGATACAACAATGGCTGTTTTGAACGGAAATTCATTTACAGTTTCCAGCCAAGGCGGTGCAACAAGCAATACTATCAGTTCTTCTATTGCGCCGGGAGAGAGCCTTGTGACAGGTTCCGGATTCCCTCTATCAGTCCCAGCCATGCAAAGCATAAGTACAAATAGCACTAATATTAGACTAACGCATACATTTTCATCAGATCTCCAGGCAGGAACACACGTTTACCTGCAGGACATTGATATGCAGGAGGGATGGTCAATCGTGTTTAAAGATGCTTCAGGTACGGTAATAAATCCTTCTGATTTTACCCCATTTAATGTGTCTACAACAAATTTGCCTTCCACTTTTACAACAGGTATTACCAGTCTTTCATTTAAGTCAACATCGGGTGGCAACAGATCAGAACCACTTGTGGGTATTATTATAACCAGTTCTATTGTAAGAACAATTGTATTTTCTGTAACTACTGTAGCAGGATCTGCTTCGCAAACAGAAATCTATTACTCAGTTCCTGTAATGCCTTCATTTACTGCAACTGCAAATAGCAATAGTATTGTTTGCTCGGGAAGCACATTAAGCCTGACAGCAGGTACATCAGCACTTGCATCCACAGTACCTACGCCCCTTACATATATGTGGAGTGGTCCTAACAGCTACTCAAGCAGTTCGACATCAAATTCCTCAACTATTAGTTCGATAACTACAGCGGCTGCAGGCACCTATACCTTGCAGGTAAAAGATGCTTTTGGATGTTTTACAACGACAGCAGTTACAACTTCTGTAGCGATTAATACGTCTCCTGCCATAACAGCGACGGGAAATGGGCCGGTGAATTATGGCAATACAATAAATCTATCTTCATCTGTTTTGAATGGTGTAGCTCCTTACACATTTATATGGTCGGGACCAAACAGCTTCACGGCAACTACGCAAACGGCGTCTATCAGCACTGTTAGTTCTGCAAACGCAGGGGTATATAGTGTAAAAGTAACAGGCGATAATGGCTGTAGTGCAACTGGCAACGTTTATGTGGCAGTAAAATCAGCATGGATCTATATTCATGATAAGAATATTAATGAAGAATCTTCGGTAAATTTTACTTACAAGGTAAAAGATTCAACAGGATCTGTTGTGAATTCTTTTATAACAAATGATTCCGCAGGTAATACGCTTAATGTATATGATCTGGGTGCGGGTCATGATGATGGTGCAGGAACACTATGGACAATTGCGGGAACAGCAGTTGGCACTTCTAATACGGGTACTGTTTATAAAAGAATCACAGGTAGCAGTAACTGGATTTCAACCACAGTAACAACTGCTACAGCAATTGATGGAGCAGGTTTGAACCAGTTTGTTTATGTAAACAATTCAGGTAACGCCTATTTTTATAATGCCGGCACTTCTACCCTGATCTTTGATCATACAATTTCGCATAATGGCCAAACAGCCAATGCAAGTGATATTGCTTATGGCGGCGGAAAAATAGCCTTGCGAAACGCAAACGGCAGGGTATATCTATATACAGGAGATTTCTCGAATGATAGTTGGACAGATATTTCATCTAATACCAATATTGCAGACAGAATTGATATAAGCAGCGATGGATCAAAGATCGTATACATCTTAAGCGCAACAGTAAAAACTTATACCATTTCCACTGGCTCTGTCACAACCTTTCCTGTATTTACTACGACTTCCGGCGCAGGTGCTGCCAGCCTTATAGATGTAGCAATAGATGATAATGGAACTATTTATGGTACAGGTACAACAGGCAATACTTCTTGCTGCGGCAACACTTCTATTGTCTATAGCTTTGCTCAAGGCGCATCAGCATGGATAGCTGAGCCCGAAGCCAGGGGTGTGCAAAGATTAACAGGGGGACCCGCAGGAGAAGCTTGGGGTGGAGTAAATATCGGCACTACCTTTCCACAAACCATATACACAAGAGTATCTGACAATAACGGTGTTCACATCTGGTTAGATGATGAAAGGGTGAAAAATTCTGCTACACTATACAGTAACAGCATAATAATGGAATATAATGCGGGGACCTATAAGATTAGTGCAGTTATGCCTGACACTACCTGGGATGCTACACGTTTTAATATATATGATCCTTCGGGAAATACAACAGGAAACTCCACAACGAATACAACAACAATAAAGGCTGATTATGGTGAAGTAGTGAATGTCGAATTCATCGTTGAAAAATTAAATCCAAAACTTATCGATAATGGCAACTGCAATACAAGCATTTTACAAAGCTTTGACGCTGGTAACGGAACACGCCAATTCGGTAATGGTACTTTTGGAACACCATTGGAAGGAACCGCTTATCATTATTTTAGCCAGACAAGTCCTCAGGATGGATACTATTACCTTACCAAAACCACAGATGGTAATTGGTTTACTTCACCTGGCGTAACTGATCACACTGGTAATGATGGTTATTTCTATTTGGTAAATGCTTCCTATGCTAAAGATGAATTTTATCGTCAACGTATTACAGGCCTCACAGAAAATCTTACCTATAGAATTCAGTTTTATGTTTCCAATGTTTTACCTACAAATCCCATAAGACCTAAGATTCGTTTTGGTATGCAAACTCTCGGTGGCGTTATATTTGGCGACAGCACAACAGCAGAAATTACTTCAAGTGCTTGGCAGCTCTTTTCAGTTTCTTTTACAGTTCCTGCAGGTATTACTACGGCCGACTTATTTTTGCGTAATGAAAATATCGGGGGTTTAGGCAATGACCTGGCAATTGATGATATTTCTATAAATCCTATCCCAACCCCCCTGACCCAAAATGTAATTTCGCCTTCTGCTAACCTTTGCGTAGGATCTACTTATACAATTTCCAATTCCGTCACAGGAGGCTCATGGAGTACCAGTGATTCATCAATTGTTACAGTTGATTCGGCAACAAGTAGTATTACAATCCATAATATGGGCACGGCTAATGTTACGTATACTTACATCAACAATATCTATTGTGTAAGCAAAGCAGTAAGCACTGTTGCTATAAGCACTCCTCCACAGGTAGTTGTTACTACAAGTTCAAATGATGCTTGCAAGAATGGCATGGTTACACTTAATTCAAACACTACAAGCGGTACTGCACCCTTTACTTATGTATGGTCCGGAAATGGAGGTACGTTGAGTTCGACGACAGCTGCCAATCCTGTTTTAACTGCTCCATCAACTGGCGGCACATATAACTATTCAGTCAAAGTAACAGATAGCTTTGGCTGTACATCACCGGTTTCTACCACTTCAGTTACCGTTCATGCTCCGGCTGCAGTTATATATCCATCTTGTTTTGAAAATGCAGCACATCCTTATACAACTTTACAAGAAATTGGTGGTACAACAGGCTCCTCCTGGCTATGGTCATCTTCATCGGATGATGCGCTCTTTTATTCCGGCATTGATATGACGAATGGTACTGCTACTTCAACGCTACAGGCTCCATATGTCAATTATTCTTCAAAATATAAGGTTGTCCTTACAGATGCATTTGGCTGCAAAGATTCTACCACTATGTTGTTTACAAATAGCATGTGCTCTATTTTATCTGTTTCACTTTTAAACTTTACAGCTGTAAAGAATAATAATGATGTACAACTAAATTGGTCAACAGCCACTGAAGCCAACAGTAAATATTTTGTAATAGAAAGAAGTACCGACCAACAAACATGGTCACAGATAGGTTATGTAAATGCTGCTGGTAACAGCAATACCATTAAAAACTATTCGTTTGTTGATTCTTTGCCTTTTACAGGTTTAAATTATTACAGGTTAAAGCAGGTGGATATGGATGCCAGGTATTACTTGTCTTCTGTAAGATCTGTGCAGATCAGTAGTAAGTGGAAAATAAATATTTATCCAAACCCGGTAACAGGTAATGTGCTGCAGCTTACAAGTAATGCGCAGTTAAAGACAATTATTATATCAGATGTTTATGGCAGAATATTACTGAAAAGAACAGCTTCAGATATAACAAACGCTGACCGTGTAAATATTGCAGGCTATGCAGCGGGTTTATATTTTATCCAGGTGAGTAGTGATGAAAATAAGGTACTTCGTACATCTTTTATTAAATACTAA
- a CDS encoding POT-type proton-dependent oligopeptide transporter — MSEKPYSITAIVECKKMYLPDTMPTQKNKLPAGIPYIMSNEIAERFSFYGMSAILTTFLVRQFFNPANGILVLVFIPFFTFVLFPFLEKNGVKINPLNKFGPGFIVSLFSIGIYWLQTQIDKGFHPSIGWQFFAYMLLTIAEVLIYQTGLEYAYTQAPESMKSTIMAFFLLSLSIGNIILSLINGSIANDGLFSRFTGSYYYLFFIIVMLAATLFYFFIIKPYLRKPIL; from the coding sequence ATGAGTGAGAAGCCATATTCAATAACAGCAATAGTTGAATGCAAAAAAATGTATCTTCCTGACACCATGCCAACACAAAAAAATAAACTGCCCGCAGGTATTCCATATATAATGAGTAATGAGATAGCTGAACGATTCAGCTTTTACGGAATGAGTGCCATACTTACTACTTTTTTAGTGAGACAATTTTTTAACCCGGCCAATGGCATTCTTGTGCTTGTTTTTATTCCCTTCTTCACATTTGTGCTCTTTCCTTTTCTCGAGAAAAATGGGGTGAAGATAAATCCACTTAACAAGTTTGGTCCTGGCTTTATTGTAAGCTTATTTTCTATTGGGATTTACTGGTTGCAGACACAAATAGACAAAGGGTTTCATCCGAGTATTGGCTGGCAATTCTTTGCATATATGTTACTTACCATTGCAGAAGTACTAATATACCAGACAGGATTAGAATATGCTTATACGCAGGCGCCAGAAAGTATGAAAAGCACTATCATGGCTTTCTTTTTGCTCTCTCTGTCTATTGGAAATATTATACTGTCTTTAATAAATGGTAGCATAGCTAACGACGGATTATTTTCCCGATTCACCGGTTCTTATTATTATTTGTTCTTTATAATTGTAATGCTGGCGGCTACACTATTCTATTTTTTTATAATAAAACCCTACCTCAGAAAGCCCATATTATAA
- a CDS encoding cyclic nucleotide-binding domain-containing protein, producing the protein MTSEMLRKIPLFATLNPEELEDLLKQLITEKYPPHTVIFWMDEPGDKLYLIEKGEVRISYTNKNGKEITLATQGEGTFFGELSLLDAGPHTATVRTINETTVLYIDQGTFYSYLDKHPQFSRTLLAVLVDRLRTNIVNMHLHTTEKPVVSYQPASFRRFVDKAASLVSSSRFLICAAIFVAGWIIFQTWYYQKLHNGVISFADNPPTFFFLGFMLTLTSFLLTILVLTSQRRLAEQDRIRAEIEYQVNLKAQAEIMRLQLKMDEVLKLLEEKDDH; encoded by the coding sequence ATGACCTCCGAAATGTTAAGAAAGATCCCATTGTTTGCAACACTCAATCCTGAAGAATTAGAGGATTTGTTGAAGCAGCTTATAACTGAAAAATATCCACCTCATACAGTTATTTTCTGGATGGATGAACCAGGCGATAAACTTTATTTAATTGAAAAAGGAGAAGTGCGCATAAGTTATACCAATAAAAATGGCAAGGAAATTACACTTGCAACACAAGGCGAAGGAACTTTTTTTGGAGAGCTTTCATTACTTGATGCGGGGCCACATACAGCAACGGTGCGTACAATCAATGAAACAACTGTACTTTACATAGATCAGGGCACCTTTTACAGTTACCTGGATAAGCATCCTCAATTTTCACGCACCCTACTTGCAGTACTTGTTGACAGGCTTCGGACAAATATTGTGAATATGCATTTGCATACGACAGAGAAGCCTGTTGTTTCTTACCAGCCTGCTTCATTTAGAAGATTTGTTGACAAAGCTGCAAGCCTTGTATCCAGCAGCCGTTTTCTTATTTGTGCAGCTATTTTCGTGGCAGGGTGGATTATTTTCCAAACATGGTATTACCAAAAGCTTCACAATGGTGTTATTAGTTTTGCAGATAATCCTCCTACATTTTTCTTTTTGGGGTTTATGCTTACGCTTACATCTTTTTTGTTAACTATTCTTGTGCTTACCAGTCAACGGCGCTTGGCAGAGCAGGATAGAATAAGAGCAGAAATTGAATACCAGGTAAACTTAAAAGCGCAGGCAGAAATAATGCGGCTGCAGTTGAAGATGGATGAAGTATTGAAGTTGCTGGAAGAAAAAGATGACCACTAA